The following proteins are encoded in a genomic region of Lutra lutra chromosome 16, mLutLut1.2, whole genome shotgun sequence:
- the SREBF1 gene encoding sterol regulatory element-binding protein 1 isoform X3, with translation MKTDMAATVKAAGISSLAPGTAVQTAPLQTLVSGGTILATVPLVVDAEKLPINRLVAGGKAPGSAQSRGEKRTAHNAIEKRYRSSINDKIVELKDLVVGTEAKLNKSAVLRKAIDYIRFLQQSNQKLKQENLSLRSAAHKSKSLKDLVSACGSRGNTEVPMEGMKPEVVDTLSPPPSDAGSPSQSSPLSLGGRSSGSGGSGSDSEPDSPVFEDSQVKPEQLLSPSSRGMLDRSRLALCALVFLCLSCNPLASLLGSRGLPSPSDVSSTYHGSGRNMLGAESRDGPGWAPWLLPPLVWLTNGLLVLVSLALLFVYGEPVTRPHSDPAVHFWRHRKQADLDLARGDFAQAAQQLWLALRALGRPLPTSHLDLGCSLLWSLIRHLLQRLWVGRWLAGRAGGLHRDCALQADARASARDAALVYHKLHQLHTMGKYTGGHLAAANLALSALNLAECAGDAVSVATLAEIYVAAALRVKTSLPRALHFLTRFFLSSARQACLAQSGSVPLAMQWLCHPVGHRFFVDGDWAVCSAPRESLYSLAGNPVDPLAQVTQLFREHLLERALNCVVQPSPSPGSADGDREFSDALGYLQLLNSCSDAAGAPACSFSISSSMATATGTDPVAKWWASLTAVVTHWLRRDEEAAERLYPVVEHLPRALQESERPLPRAALHSFKAARAVLGRGKAESGPASLAICEKASGYLQDSLATIPAGSSIDKAMQLLLCDLLLVARTSLWRRQQPPAPTQASQGPGAGAQASALELRGFQRDLSGLRRLAQSFRPAMRRVFLHEATARLMAGASPTRTHQLLDRSLRRRAGPCGKGAGAELEPRPTRREHAEALLLASCYLPPGFLSAPGQRVGMLAEAARTLEKLGDRRLLHDCQQMLMRLGGGTTVTSS, from the exons ATGAAAACAGACATGGCAGCCACCGTGAAGGCGGCGGGTATCAGCTCCCTGGCCCCTGGCACAGCTGTGCAGACGGCGCCCTTGCAG ACCCTGGTGAGCGGAGGAACCATCCTGGCGACAGTGCCACTGGTAGTGGATGCCGAGAAGCTGCCCATCAACCGGCTGGTGGCTGGTGGCAAGGCGCCGGGCTCGGCCCAGAGCCGTGGGGAGAAGCGCACGGCCCACAACGCCATTGAGAAGCGCTACCGTTCCTCCATCAACGACAAAATCGTCGAGCTCAAGGACCTGGTAGTGGGCACTGAGGCGAAG CTGAATAAGTCTGCCGTCTTGCGCAAGGCCATCGACTACATCCGCTTTCTACAACAGAGCAACCAGAAGCTCAAGCAGGAGAACCTAAGTCTCCGCTCTGCTGCCCACAAAAGCA AGTCTCTGAAGGACCTGGTCTCAGCCTGTGGCAGCAGAGGAAACACAGAGGTGCCCATGGAGGGCATGAAGCCCGAGGTGGTAGACACACTGAGCCCGCCTCCCTCGGACGCTGGCTCGCCCTCTCAGAGCAGCCCCTTGTCCCTCGGAGGCAGGAGTAGTGGCAGTGGCGGCAGTGGCAGCGACTCAGAGCCCGACAGCCCAGTCTTTGAGGACAGCCAG GTGAAGCCCGAGCAACTGCTGTCCCCCAGCAGCCGGGGCATGCTGGACCGCTCCCGGCTGGCCCTGTGTGCACTcgtcttcctctgcctttcctgcaACCCCTTGGCCTCCCTGCTGGGAAGCCGGGGTCTTCCTAGCCCCTCAGATGTCAGCAGCACCTACCACGGTTCTGGCCGCAACATGCTGGGTGCTGAAAGCAGAG ATGGCCCTGGCTGGGCCCCATGGCTGCTGCCCCCACTGGTTTGGCTGACCAACGGGCTGCTGGTGCTGGTCTCCCTGGCGCTTCTCTTTGTCTATGGAGAACCAGTCACGCGGCCCCACTCGGACCCTGCCGTGCACTTCTGGAGGCATCGCAAGCAGGCTGACCTGGACCTGGCTCGG GGGGACTTTGCCCAAGCTGCCCAGCAGTTGTGGCTGGCCCTGCGGGCCCTGGGCCGCCCGCTACCCACCTCCCACCTGGACCTGGGCTGCAGCCTGCTCTGGAGCCTTATCCGCCACCTGCTGCAGCGCCTCTGGGTCGGCCGCTGGCTGGCCGGCCGCGCTGGGGGCCTGCACAGGGACTGTGCCCTGCAGGCGGATGCCCGCGCCAGCGCCCGGGACGCCGCGCTTGTCTACCACAAGCTGCACCAGCTACACACCATGG GGAAGTACACAGGCGGGCACCTCGCTGCTGCCAACCTGGCCCTGAGCGCCCTGAACCTGGCAGAATGTGCAGGGGACGCCGTGTCCGTGGCCACGCTGGCCGAGATCTACGTGGCTGCTGCGCTGAGGGTCAAGACCAGTCTCCCGCGGGCCTTGCATTTTCTGACA cgcTTCTTCCTGAGTAGTGCCCGCCAGgcctgcctggcacagagcgGCTCGGTGCCTCTTGCCATGCAGTGGCTGTGCCACCCCGTGGGCCACCGTTTCTTCGTGGACGGGGACTGGGCCGTGTGCAGCGCCCCGAGGGAGAGCCTGTACAGCTTGGCCGGCAACCCAG TGGACCCCTTGGCCCAGGTGACTCAGCTATTCCGAGAGCATCTCCTGGAGAGAGCCCTGAATTGTGTCGTTCAGCCCAGTCCCAGCCCTGGATCAGCTGATGGAGACAG GGAGTTCTCCGATGCCCTGGGGTACCTCCAGCTGCTCAACAGCTGTTCTGATGCTGCTGGGGCTCCGGcctgcagcttctccatcagctcCAGCATGGCCACCGCCACTG GCACAGACCCCGTGGCCAAGTGGTGGGCCTCCCTGACAGCTGTGGTGACCCACTGGCTGCGACGCGATGAGGAGGCGGCCGAGCGGCTGTACCCGGTGGTGGAGCACCTGCCCCGTGCCCTGCAGGAGTCTGA GAGACCCCTGCCCAGGGCGGCTCTGCATTCCTTCAAGGCTGCCCGGGCCGTGCTGGGCCGCGGGAAGGCAGAGTCTGGCCCAGCTAGCCTGGCCATCTGTGAGAAGGCCAGTGGGTACCTGCAGGACAGCCTGGCCACCATCCCAGCTGGCAGCTCCATTGACAAG GCCATGCAGCTGCTCCTGTGTGACTTGCTCCTGGTGGCACGAACTAGCCTGTGGCGGCGCCAGCAGCCGCCTGCTCCCACCCAGGCCTCGCAGGGCCCGGGTGCTGGGGCCCAGGCCTCCGCCCTCGAACTGCGCGGCTTCCAACGGGACCTGAGTGGCCTGAGGCGTCTGGCACAAAGTTTCCGGCCCGCCATGCGGAGG GTGTTCCTACACGAGGCCACGGCCCGGCTGATGGCGGGGGCCAGCCCCACAAGGACACACCAGCTCCTGGACCGCAGTCTGCGGAGAAGGGCAGGACCCTGTGGCAAAG GCGCAGGggctgagctggaaccaagaccCACGCGGCGCGAGCACGCAGAGGCTCTGCTGCTGGCCTCCTGCTACTTGCCTCCCGGCTTCCTGTCGGCGCCGGGGCAGCGTGTGGGCATGCTGGCCGAGGCGGCGCGGACGCTCGAGAAGCTCGGCGATCGCCGCCTGCTGCACGACTGCCAGCAAATGCTCATGCGTCTGGGCGGCGGGACCACCGTCACCTCCAGCTAG